TCCTGAAAGATATAATGACAATTTTGAAATTAACAATGCTCTAATACTTACAGAGGAAAATTTAAGTGTTGCAAACATGTTTTATAAAAATAATAATATTGGTAACAAATCTCTTGTTGTTAATCCTTTTATGGGAGGATCTGCAAAAAATATAAGTGATTACCAATATGTTAACTTATTACAAAAAATTTATGATCTTATTCCGGATATTGATATTATTTTGACATGCCATATTTCTGAAGAAGAACGAGGTGAAAAAATTATTTCTCTTATTAATAGAAAAAATATTTTTCTATTTGCTAATGGAGGATCTATCTTAAATTTAGCAGCTGTTATTGAAAAATCTAAAGTTTTTCTTGGGGGATCTACTGGACCTACTCATATTGCAGGGGCACTGAAAAAAGATATTGTTGCTCTTTATCCTAATAAAAAAACACAACATCCTATTAGGTGGGGAACTTTTAATAATCCAAATGTAACCTATATTATTCCTGATGAAATCAATAAATCTACAAAAGAAAAATATTCTAAAAAAAATAAATTATTTTCTTCTTATAATGAAAAAATTGAATCTATTATTTTATCTTCATTAGAAGAAAAATTAAACAACTAAAAGTAGGTGAATCTGATGAGAATATTAATAATACATACAGCTTTTATAGGAGATATTGTCTTATCAACACCTCTTATAAAAAAAATTAAACAAAGTTATGAAAATTGTTCAATTACTTATGTTACAACTCCTATTGGAGCTGAAAT
This genomic stretch from Fusobacterium sp. JB019 harbors:
- a CDS encoding glycosyltransferase family 9 protein produces the protein MNSKNIKKIIISRTDKIGDLILSIPSFFMTKKMFPDAELIVLVRNYNYEILKNLPYIDRILKIDDYRQETLLEKIKYFEADVFIALYNNNFISKLAKASKAKYKIGPISKISSFFTFNKGVFQKRSKSIKNEAEYNLDLIYKLSPERYNDNFEINNALILTEENLSVANMFYKNNNIGNKSLVVNPFMGGSAKNISDYQYVNLLQKIYDLIPDIDIILTCHISEEERGEKIISLINRKNIFLFANGGSILNLAAVIEKSKVFLGGSTGPTHIAGALKKDIVALYPNKKTQHPIRWGTFNNPNVTYIIPDEINKSTKEKYSKKNKLFSSYNEKIESIILSSLEEKLNN